The proteins below are encoded in one region of Malaclemys terrapin pileata isolate rMalTer1 chromosome 8, rMalTer1.hap1, whole genome shotgun sequence:
- the LOC128841815 gene encoding uncharacterized protein LOC128841815 has translation MAGKYKGVQAVLLEHNSNCIFSSCGNHTLNLVSVDCAESCKEAITYFGTVQQMYNLFSSSPQRWEILKKYLLVSLHGMSKTRWSARIDGVQPVAQYLNSARKALNELESLNLTAQAGMELQSIQKHMSKFECILMLSLWMKLLTMIHQTNLVIEAHNATLDVERDNIESLINDIQQICEQRDAILTESKLVAQNIGISSEFSANRNLPTESDAEQHSRVNVFLVIIDSIQSGLTHRFESLQLICTLFRFLWQFNRLSNEDLLSAAEQFQQQYNKEISKDLSDETFFLK, from the coding sequence atggctgggaagtacaaaggtgtacaagcagttctgcttgagcataattcaaactgtattttctccagctgtggaaaccacacactaaaccttgtaagtgttgactgtgctgaatcatgcaaggaggcaattacttactttggaactgttcagcaaatgtacaatctctttagtagcagtccacaaaggtgggaaattctgaagaAATATCTTCTTGTTTCACTGCATGGGATGTCCAAAACTAGATGGTCTGCACGGATTGATGGTGTTCAACCAGTTGCACAGTATTTGAATTCAGCGAGGaaggctttaaatgagcttgaatctctcaatctcactgcacaggctGGAATGgaacttcagtctattcagaagcacatgtccaaatttgaatgcattctgatgttatctttgtggatgaagctacttacaatgatccaccaaactaatctggtaattgaagcacacaatgctacacttgatgttgagagggataacattGAAAGTCTTATAAATGACATTCAACAGATTTGTGAACAAAGGGATGCGATCCTGACTGagtccaaattagtagcacagaatattggcatttcatctgagttctccGCCAATCGCAACTTACCCACTGAATCTGATGCAGAGCAGCATTCTAGGGTCAATGTGTTCCTTGTCATCATTGACTCTATTCAGTCAGGTCTTACACATCGATTTGAGTCACTGCAATTAATTTGTACCCTTTTTaggtttctttggcagttcaacagactgagtaatgaagatctactttctgccgctgaacaatttcagcaacagtacaacaaagaaatctcaaaagatctcagtgacGAGACATTCTTCCTCAAATGA
- the LOC128841801 gene encoding protocadherin alpha-8-like isoform X10, producing MAVFRRDALVIRQLLRLVLLHTAWEVGSGQVRYSVPEESKHGTFVGRLAQDLGLEVAELVPRMFRMVSNGRRDYFEVNLQNGVLFVNSRVDREELCGQSPLCAIDLEVIVDKPLRIFHVEVEIQDINDNAPVFSINELNLFISESRLPGSRFPLEGASDADIGTNSLLTYKLSPNKYFTLDVQVRNDHNKLAALGLKKALDREETTEHILLLTATDGGKPELTGTVQLVITVLDANDNAPVFDKTVYEVTVLENTAKGTLVIKLNATDLDEGTNKNISYSFGNFVPPIVRVAFNLNSDTGEIRVKGDLDYEHVELYEIRVEAQDKGHQPMTGQCSVLLHVLDVNDNAPELAVTSLSLPVPEDAAPGTVVALISVSDRDSGDNGKVTCSIPPNLPFQLISTFKNYHSLVLAEAVDRERVSEYKILVTARDEGAPPLSASSSILVPIADVNDNAPAFPQPVYTVFVKENNPPGAHLFTVSASDPDLRENAFVSYSVVERSVGEQPLSSYISVHSESGHIYALQPFDYEELQVLQFQVSARDAGFPSLCGNVTVQLFVLDENDNAPAVSPAGSGRGSPGPELVPLSAGAGHVVGKIRAVDADSGYNAWLRYEVQEPRAAGPFRVGVYSGEISTTRALEEADGPSQRLVILVKDHGEPALSATATVSLSLVESPQAVKWDSRQRGGIEGPLVDMNVSLMIAICSVSGLFVLVIVVYVGLRCHPGPEVMCGPGKATVVCSSEVGSWSYSQRQSRNLCVGEGTAKNDLMVFSPNFPHSWENGEAGKGQILTPNASGQVTSQRYF from the exons ATGGCAGTTTTCCGGCGAGACGCCCTGGTAATCAGGCAGCTGCTGCGGTTGGTTCTGTTACACACGGCCTGGGAGGTGGGCAGCGGCCAGGTCCGTTATTCCGTGCCGGAGGAATCCAAACACGGCACCTTTGTGGGCCGCCTGGCCCAGGACCTGGGGCTGGAGGTGGCGGAGCTGGTGCCTCGGATGTTCCGGATGGTCTCCAACGGCAGGAGAGACTATTTCGAGGTAAATTTGCAGAACGGCGTTTTGTTTGTTAATTCGCGAGTAGACAGGGAAGAGCTGTGCGGCCAGAGCCCCCTGTGCGCCATTGACCTGGAGGTGATAGTGGACAAACCCCTGAGGATATTTCACGTAGAAGTCGAGATACAGGATATAAACGACAATGCTCCTGTTTTCTCAATAAATGAATTAAATCTGTTCATATCAGAATCGAGACTGCCGGGTTCGCGTTTCCCACTAGAGGGCGCTTCTGACGCAGACATTGGTACAAACTCTCTGCTAACCTATAAACTCAGCCctaataaatattttactttagaTGTACAAGTGAGAAATGACCATAATAAATTAGCAGCGCTTGGGTTAAAGAAAGCTCTGGATAGAGAGGAAACCACTGAGCATATTTTATTACTCACCGCCACTGATGGGGGCAAACCGGAGCTCACGGGCACAGTTCAGCTGGTGATCACTGTGCTGGATGCCAATGATAACGCCCCTGTATTTGACAAGACAGTTTATGAAGTAACTGTGTTAGAAAATACAGCTAAAGGGACATTAGTAATCAAACTTAACGCCACCGATTTGGATGAAGGGACTAACAAGAATATTTCGTATTCGTTTGGTAATTTTGTGCCTCCCATTGTAAGAGTGGCGTTTAACCTAAATTCAGATACCGGTGAAATCAGGGTGAAAGGAGACCTAGATTACGAGCACGTTGAGTTATATGAAATTCGAGTTGAAGCTCAAGATAAAGGTCACCAGCCAATGACGGGACAGTGCAGTGTTTTACTACATGTTTTAGATGTGAACGATAACGCCCCTGAGCTGGCCGTGACTTCCCTTTCTCTGCCGGTTCCGGAGGACGCTGCCCCAGGGACAGTGGTGGCTCTTATTAGCGTCTCTGACCGGGACTCGGGAGACAACGGCAAAGTCACCTGCTCCATCCCCCCGAACCTGCCCTTTCAGCTCATCTCCACCTTTAAGAATTATCACTCGCTGGTGCTGGCGGAGGCCGTGGATCGGGAGCGAGTGTCTGAATATAAGATCCTGGTGACAGCCAGAGACGAAGGGGCCCCGCCTCTCTCGGCCAGTAGCAGCATTTTGGTGCCGATCGCGGATGTGAACGATAACGCCCCTGCTTTCCCTCAGCCCGTTTACACGGTGTTTGTGAAGGAAAACAACCCGCCCGGGGCCCATCTCTTCACCGTGTCGGCCTCGGACCCGGACCTGAGGGAAAACGCCTTTGTGAGCTACTCGGTGGTGGAGCGAAGTGTGGGAGAGCAGCCCCTGTCCAGCTACATCTCGGTGCACTCGGAGAGCGGGCACATCTATGCCCTGCAGCCCTTTGACTACGaggagctgcaagtgctgcagTTCCAGGTGAGCGCGAGGGACGCCGGGTTCCCGTCGTTGTGCGGGAACGTGACTGTGCAGCTCTTTGTCCTGGATGAAAATGACAACGCGCCCGCAGTGTCCCCGGCTGGCTCCGGCCGCGGCTCGCCAGGGCCCGAGCTAGTTCCGCTGTCGGCCGGCGCAGGGCACGTGGTGGGCAAGATCCGAGCGGTGGATGCGGATTCCGGTTACAACGCGTGGCTTCGCTACGAAgtgcaggagcccagggctgcgggGCCTTTCCGGGTGGGTGTGTACAGCGGGGAGATCAGCACCACGCGGGCCTTGGAGGAGGCGGACGGCCCCAGCCAGAGACTCGTGATCCTGGTGAAGGACCATGGGGAACCGGCGCTGTCAGCCACAGCCACTGTCAGCCTGTCCCTGGTGGAGAGTCCCCAGGCTGTGAAATGGGACTCGAGGCAAAGGGGCGGGATCGAAGGGCCCTTGGTTGACATGAACGTGTCTTTAATGATCGCCATTTGCTCGGTGTCCGGGCTGTTTGTGCTGGTGATTGTCGTGTACGTTGGCCTGAGATGCCACCCGGGTCCGGAAGTGATGTGCGGGCCTGGGAAAGCCACCGTGGTGTGCTCGAGCGAAGTGGGGAGTTGGTCCTATTCCCAGCGCCAGAGCCGGAACTTGTGTGTAGGGGAAGgcactgccaagaatgacctcaTGGTTTTCAGCCCCAACTTTCCGCACTCCTGGGAAAATGGAGAGGCCGGGAAGGGGCAGATTCTCACACCAAATGCGTCTGGCCAG GTGACCAGTCAGAGATACTTCTGA